TGACGACTTCCCACAACCACTCTCCCCTGCAAGCCCAAGCACCTCACCCTTCTCAAGATCAAAAGTAACATCATCAACCGCCTTAACAGGACCCCTCGAAGTAAAATAATACATCTTAAGATTCCTAACCTCAAGTATCTTCCTCCCCATATTCACAACCTCCTGAGTCTTGGGTTCAACACCCTATCAAGTGCGGTACCCAGGAGAACGAACGTTAACGCCACTAAGGCAATTGCAAGCCCTGGAGGGATAACCCACCACCAGTAACCGTTTACTGCTGCACCTGCATTCTGTGCATCGTGTAATATCTGACCCCAAGTTACTTGGGTCGGATCTCCAAGACCTAAGAAACTAAGCGATGCTTCAGAGAGCACGGCACTTGGAACATTTAAAGCCATCTGAGCGAAGGCATAAGGCAAGAGCTGTGGAACCATGTGCTTGAAGATTATTCTACCAGTACCAGCTCCAAGGGCTATTGCCGCCTCTACGTACGTTTGCTCCTTAATCTGATATGCCATACTTCTTGCTACTCTAGCTATTCCGACCCAACCAAAGACCGTTAGCAGTAATACTATCTGCCAGAGCTGAATGTGCCCACCGAAGTACGTTCCCAGGAGTATCAGGATAGGGAGACTTGGAATTGAAGCCATGAACTCCTGGAATCTCATCATTATCTCATCGGTCCATCCTCCAAAGTAGGCAGCTGCAACGCCATAGAATATACCAACGAGAACCGTGAGGACTGCGGTTGCTATTCCTATGGTCAGGGACACTCTCGAACCCCAGACAATTCCTGCAAATAAGTCTCTTCCCTTGTCATCTGTTCCAAGATAACCGTAAGTCCTTCCAGTAAGGATGAGTTTGGTGTTTGATAAATCAACGGAGGTTCCCTTAGGCGTCTTAATCTCAAGTATTATGTGATATTCGCCCTTGAGGGCCTGTGGATTGTCAAGCATGTCTGGGGAAAGCTTTGCAAAAACGACCTTAAGTGTATCAAGGGTAGTTACAAGCTGAAATTCCTTAGTAGGATCTAGTTGAATTCCAGTTTTCTGTTTAACCCAATTTATAACTGTCTTCCTAACTGAACTATCCCTTGCAACCTGAATGTTGGTAGTTCCCTTGATTTTAAGCCCTGAAACTAGGGTTATTTCCTCTCCATCGGGCCTCAGGACTTTCAATGTGAGTGATGGTTTTAATCTTTTGTGCGTTGAATTACCTGAAATGCCCATTATAACGATATCCTGAGGAGGAACGTCGTACTTCATGTTATAGGGGATATCAACTATTATTTTAGTCCCTTCTACCCTCACGTACTTCTGTAATTCCTCCGGGGGCACTACGTACTGCGGCGCCTCACTAACACCACTGAATATGCCAACCCAAGTTGGAGGAACTGTTTTTGGGTATTCTATCCATATGCTCCTCCATTTTTCTGGGATATCCGGCTCAGTAATGTACGGGGCTCCTATTGCAACGAGAATCCAAAATATGAGGAGGAGAACTCCAAGTATTCCGGTCTTCTGCCTCTTGAACTCAAACCAAAAGTTTGATAATGAGTCTTTAAGGTCGACCCATCTAACCATCTCCCCCACCTCACATACTTGCTGAGGCACCAACTCTTACTCTTGGGTCGAGGAAACCGTATGATATATCAGCTATTATCACCCCAATTAGGTAGAGTGCCACACTTATGAACGTCAGTCCCATAACGAGGTTTATCTCATTAGTCTGGATCGCAATCCAATAGACTCTACCCATTCCAGGCCAATTGAACACACTCTCCGTGATTATTGCACCGCCTAATGAACCAAGGAGCGAGAATATCGTCATTGTAACGATTGGTGGAGCTGCTGCCCTTAAGGCGTGGCCATAAATTACCTTTCTCTCTGGAACACCCTTCGCCCTTGCAGCCATGATGAAGTCCTCTTGCATAGTTCCTATCATTATGTTCCTTGTAACCCAGGCCCATCCTCCAAATAAGACAAATACTATTGTGGTAACTGGGAGTACCAACCTCTTCGCCACGTCAAGTACGTGAGCAAGACCCGTCAAATTTGGATCAGGCATTGAGTTCGCTGGGAACCATCCAAGCTTGAAGGCAAAGATCAAGAGCATCATCATTCCGAACCACCACATTGGTATACTCGTGGTAATCAGCGCCAGAATCGACAGTGTTCTGTCAAATAGACTACCAACCTTCTGGGCAGCCTTAACTCCCAGGAGTAGTCCAATAATGATAACTATTATCTGAGCGGTTGTGAATAGAAGTATCGTTCTTGGAAGTGCGAGGGAGATTATGTTCTTTACGTTTCTCTCAGTTCCAAATATTGGGATTCTGGTATTACCGAAATCTAAGAGTATTGTCCTCTTGGCATAATACAGAACTCTCCACCAGTACGGCCTATCTAACTTAAACTGGTGCTTGTAGTAAGCTATTCTCTCTTCCCTCCATTTTTCAGGATCAGAAGGAGCTTTATTCTGTTGTAACAGGCTTTGATATTCAGAATTCACTAACTCCTGGATCCTGTTCTCTAAGTCCTTTTCGGCCATCTTGACGAATAGCGCCGAAACCACCAGGGTGACTATCGAGAGAACTATTAATGCATTTATTATCCTTATGAGCAGGTATTTACCCATCCCCATTTCTCACCCTCCTGCCCAAGCAAGTTTTGTAACGAACATTTTTGAACATCGTCTTTTTCAAGCTTGTAAAACTAGTTTAAATATCTTCTTTTCGATATTCATTTAAATGGGTACCCTAAAAAGCCATGAAATCTAAAATCTGAAGAACTCTCAGAAAGATTGCAAGGAAAATAGGCAGAAAAGGAACAAGAAAATAGGAAACTGAGATTAGAGCCTTCTCCTCAAGAGTAGTGGTACTGCCACTAGGGCCAAGATAGCTGCTGGACCACAAATGCCCCCCTCGGTTTCAGTGGTCTCAGTTGGTGATGCAGTCTGAGTAACCGTCTGGGTCACTGTCTGGGTTACGGTTTCAGTTGCAGTTGCCGTCTGGGTTGGTGTCTGGGTCTCAGTCTTTGTCTCGGTCTTGGTTTCAGTTTCAGTCTGGGTTGGTGTCTCTGGAGCTTCAGCAAGGTAGGCACTCTTCATGACAATGCTGTTACCAAGACCAACTGCTGGATCCATGACTCTGAACTTGATCTTCTTGTTGACTGGGAAGAACTCCCAGGTCTCTGCGGTGAATACTCTGAAACTCTCGTAGATACCAAGTGCTGCGCCAATCTTGCTCATGTCCCAGTACTTAGCCTCTGAGTCTAGGGTCAAGTTCTTGTAGTGGCTGGTGTAGATGAGCCATCCAACGTCATCAGCAGTCCAATCGAGGATTGGCTTAAGCTTGTCAACACTGGTGTAGTACTCAAGTCCAAGCATGTCAATTGCGCTCTGGATGTCACCCTCGCCAAGGAACTCGAGAACTTCCTTGACGGTTGCTCTGTAGGTGTTCTCCGGTGTGAACTTCCAGCCAACGAATCCTGGGCCGAACCATGCTGTGGTGTAGTACTGCAGGATCCTGCTTATTGAGAACTTAACGCTACCACTTGCAACCCAGCCCTCAGTGTAGTAGTTCCATTCGTAGTTAGCTGGATCACTAAGGTAGACTATCTTGTTTGCGGTCCTCCTGTCAACGATCTTAACTTGCACGTCAAATCCTGCCTTCTTGAGTATCTCTGCAATGTAGTAAGCCTCATCCTTTCTCTCGTCCTCCTGCCTTCCGATACCAACAATCTTGACGGGCTCTCCGTTGAAGTACCACTTGCCATCCTTCTTCTCAAGCTTGTAGCCCATCTTAGCGAGATCCTCTGCAGCCTTCTTCATGGCCTCGTCGATTAATTGTAGTGCGTACTCCTCGTCACCCTGGGCGTCAATTCCAAAGGCATCAAGAACTGGTTGTAGCTTCTCGATTGCGAGCTTGTCACCGCTCGTCCATGGGGTGTACATGGGCCCACCTGAACCTTGGAGGACGTTCTGGACGATATAGTTCCTGTTAATGAGGTACTCCATTGCAAACCTTATCTCCCTGATTGCGAACGGGTTGAAGTACTTCTTGTCACCAACGGTGATTAGGTATGGATTGTCCTTGTCGTGAACTGGATTCCAAACCATATCCCAGAATCCACCAATATTAACGTACATGTCAATGTTCTTCTTGTCCTCCTCGCTAAGTCCTGAGAACTTGAATGACGGGAATGAATATAATGATACGTCATAATCTCCCTTAGCAACACCAAGAATTATTGTATTCTCGTTCTGTATACCGTAAAGCTCGATAACGTCAAAGTACGGCTCAAAGTTGTACATTGGCTCTGCGTACTCAGGCTTAACCCACTTGTCAAACTTAACGTACCTAAGGTAGAGGTTCTCCGGTTTGTACACATCAACTATGTATGGACCGTTTGATATGAACATGTGGTTGTGCTGCTTGATAAAGTTGATTATGTCATCGTACTCCTTAATCTCATCCTGCTCATCATAAATGAACTGCTTGATTACATCTGGAATTGGCTTCTCCTTCTTGAGCTTCTCAAGCTCTGCTAAAACATCCTGGGTGTGGCTAGGAGTTAGCATATCAATCTGCTGAACTTCTTCGGTTGACTCACTGAAGGAGTACTTCTTGTTGTGAGCAACTACCTCACTGATTGCGTAGATAAGTTGCCATGGATATGGGGTGTATGGTGTGAAGTACCAGTACTGATACTTCTTGTATGGTGGGAACGTGTAGGTGTGGTAGATCGTAATTACGAAGTGGTTATCATCCTCGCTGACAACTTTCAGACCAAGTCACCATCAATACCCCAGACGCTTGCTCCCTCATCCTGGGCAAGGCTTGCTGCTCTAAGTGAGTACA
This is a stretch of genomic DNA from Pyrococcus kukulkanii. It encodes these proteins:
- a CDS encoding ABC transporter permease; its protein translation is MVRWVDLKDSLSNFWFEFKRQKTGILGVLLLIFWILVAIGAPYITEPDIPEKWRSIWIEYPKTVPPTWVGIFSGVSEAPQYVVPPEELQKYVRVEGTKIIVDIPYNMKYDVPPQDIVIMGISGNSTHKRLKPSLTLKVLRPDGEEITLVSGLKIKGTTNIQVARDSSVRKTVINWVKQKTGIQLDPTKEFQLVTTLDTLKVVFAKLSPDMLDNPQALKGEYHIILEIKTPKGTSVDLSNTKLILTGRTYGYLGTDDKGRDLFAGIVWGSRVSLTIGIATAVLTVLVGIFYGVAAAYFGGWTDEIMMRFQEFMASIPSLPILILLGTYFGGHIQLWQIVLLLTVFGWVGIARVARSMAYQIKEQTYVEAAIALGAGTGRIIFKHMVPQLLPYAFAQMALNVPSAVLSEASLSFLGLGDPTQVTWGQILHDAQNAGAAVNGYWWWVIPPGLAIALVALTFVLLGTALDRVLNPRLRRL
- a CDS encoding ABC transporter permease translates to MGMGKYLLIRIINALIVLSIVTLVVSALFVKMAEKDLENRIQELVNSEYQSLLQQNKAPSDPEKWREERIAYYKHQFKLDRPYWWRVLYYAKRTILLDFGNTRIPIFGTERNVKNIISLALPRTILLFTTAQIIVIIIGLLLGVKAAQKVGSLFDRTLSILALITTSIPMWWFGMMMLLIFAFKLGWFPANSMPDPNLTGLAHVLDVAKRLVLPVTTIVFVLFGGWAWVTRNIMIGTMQEDFIMAARAKGVPERKVIYGHALRAAAPPIVTMTIFSLLGSLGGAIITESVFNWPGMGRVYWIAIQTNEINLVMGLTFISVALYLIGVIIADISYGFLDPRVRVGASASM